Genomic DNA from Alkalihalobacterium alkalinitrilicum:
TTTTTTATTGAAGCATTATTTTGAAGAGAAAAAAGAACAAAGTGATCTAATAATTGTAAGGTATTAAATATTGTAAACCTCGTCTAGATAAAGAAACCACTAGTTATAGTGGTAAATCGTGTAATAAAAAGGAAGCTGATAAATTTAAAAATGTTGATACTTCAACGTTTATAAAAAAATGTGTCAAAAAATTATTAAATGAATTCAATAAAATTTACAAAATGTTTACATTACATTCATATCACGTTAATAGATAGGGAGTATTCTTAGAAACGTAGTAGGAAACACAAGCGTCTGAGGAGGGATGGTAGAGGGGGTCTAAACAAATTAACCAATCTATCAAATATAACTATTAATCTAAAAAACAATTAACTCTTAGGGGGAAATATTAATGAGATTTTTCAAACGTTCAGCATTAACATTAGGAATGGCATCAATGATGATGATCGCTACAGCATGTGGCGCAGGTGGAAACGAAACAAGTGGTTCAGGATCTACAACTGATAACAGTAGTTCAGAACCAGCACAAGAAGAACAACAGGATCAAGACGATGCAACATTATCTGGAGAAATTGCAATTGATGGATCGTCGACAGTTTTTCCAATTTTAGAAGCAGTATCTGAAGAATATACTCAAGTTCAGCCAGGTGTACGAGCTCCCGTCGGTGTATCAGGTACTGGTGGTGGATTTAAACGTTTCGTGGTTGGAGAAACAGATATGAGTAATGCATCACGCCATATTAAAGAAGAAGAAGCGGAACTTGCTAAAGAAAATAGTATTGAATATATTGAATTAGAATTAGCATATGACGGATTGTCTGTCGTAGTTAGTCAAGAAAACGACTTCGTTGATTACTTAACAGTTGAAGAGTTAAGTAAAATGTGGACTGATGGTACTGAAGTAGAAACTTGGGCGGATGTGCGTGAGGGATGGCCTGAAGAAAAAATTGAATTTTACAGCCCAGGAACTGACTCAGGTACTTTTGATTACTGGAAAGAAGTTATCTTAGGTAAAGATGCAGACCTTCGTAGAGATGCTACTCTTTCTGAAGATGACAATGTTCTAGTTAATGGTACAGTTGCAAGTCCATATGCTATTGCATATTTCGGTTATGCTTACTATGAAGAAAACCAAGATAAATTAAATATCGTTCCGATTGATAATGGTGATGGAGCAATCATTCCTACAATTGAAACAATTAACGATGGAACTTATGCACCACTTTCTCGTCCGATCTTCACTTATGTGAATGTTGAGTCGGTGAAACGTACTGAAGTTTATGATTACTTGAAATTCTTAAACGAACACGTTGGAGATTTGGCGCTTGAAGTTGGTTATATCAACCTTCCGCAAGAAAGATATGATGCTAACCTAGAGAAAATTGAAGCAGCAGCAAAAAATTAAATTTGAGAGGTAAGGTGTGCTACTGCGCACATCTTACCTTCACTTTTGAAAAATCAAAGGGGTGTAATAAATGGCTTTGCAAAGCCCTAAGGGGAAATCAGTTGCACAAATGATTGAAGACCAACAATCATCAAGACAATTAGGAAATATTATAGAAAAAACTATGCCTAAGTTATTTTTAACTTGTGCGATTGTTTCGATATTAACTACTTTCGGCATTGTATTTACATTGTTGAGTGAAACGTTCACTTTCTTTAACCAAGTATCATTTATTGAATTTATAACTAGTAAAGAATGGTATCCAATGCATAGTAATGCTAGCTTTGGTATTGCACCTTTAATCGTGGGGACATTAAAGGTTGCCATCATTGCGATGTTAGTTGCTATTCCAATTGGATTAGGCGCAGCGATATTTTTGAGTGAGTATGCTTCAGATCGTACTAGAAGAACGGTAAAACCGATATTAGAAGTTTTAGCGGGTGTTCCAACCATCGTTTATGGTTTTTTCGCCTTAACATTTGTTACTCCAATCTTACAAAAAGTTGTTCCTGGTCTTTCTCTTTTTAACGCATTAAGTCCAGGTATAGTTGTTGGTATCATGATTATTCCGATGATCGCTTCATTATCTGAAGACGCAATGAGCTCTGTACCGCGTTCTATTCGTGAAGGTGCTTATGGAATGGGATCTACAAAGTTTGAAGTTGCGATTAAAGTTGTTTTACCTGCAGCACTTTCTGGTGTTATTGCATCGTTTGTTTTAGCGATTTCTCGTGCGATTGGTGAAACGATGATTGTTACAGTTGCTGGTGGAGCAAATCCAAGTATATCTTATGATGTGACTTCGGCAATACAAACACTAACAGCTTATATTGTTCAAGTAAGTTTAGGTGACGCGGGTTATGGAACTATTGAATATTACAGTATATATGCAGTAGGTATGACATTATTTATTTTCACACTCATTATGAACCTATTAGCACAATACATTTCCAAGCGTTTCAGGGAGGAATACTAAAATGAATCTTATCGACCAGCAGAAAGTAATTGATCACATTTCTGGACGATTAGTTAAGAACAAACTATACAAAGGAATTTTCATCATTGCCACGATTTTTGCTTTGTTTGTTTTGTTTATACTTCTTTATCGGATATTCACTCAAGGAATTGGCTATTTAAATTGGGACTTTTTATCGAGCTTTCCATCTAGACGTCCAGAAGATGCTGGAATAAAATCAGCAATTTTTGGAACGATTTGGTTAATGGTTGTTACAGCACCAATAGCATTTATATTAGGTGTGGGTACTGCTGTCTATCTAGAGGAATACTCTAAAAAAGGAAAATTTACTAGATTTGTACAGATGAACATTTCCAATTTAGCAGGAGTGCCATCGATTGTCTTCGGTTTACTCGGGTTAACATTATTTGTTCGTGGTATGGACTTGGGGAGAAGTGTATTAGCAGGTGGATTAACTATGGCATTATTAATTCTACCTATTATTGTAGTAGCTTCACAGGAAGCTATACGTTCTGTTCCAAAAGAGTTACGAGAAGCGTCATTTGGAATGGGAGCGACAAAATGGCAAACAATCCGCCGCGTAGTATTCCCATCGGCTTTACCAGGAATTTTAACAGGTAATATATTAGCACTTTCTAGGGCGATTGGTGAAACCGCACCACTAATTATGATTGGAGCACTTTCATATGTTGCGTTTGTTCCAGATGGAATCCTGTCACAATTTACAGTCATGCCAATTCAGATATACAACTGGACGAGTCGACCACAGGAAACGTTCCATTTCGTTGCTGCAGCGGGAATTATCGTGTTACTTGCAATGTTACTTTTTATGAATTCGATCGCAGTTTGGATCCGGAACAAATTTCAAAATCGTTTTTAATTATTTTGATATAAAAACTTTTCAATTTCAAAAGGGGATGAATTGAAATGGCGGTATTAACAAAGGAAATTCAAG
This window encodes:
- the pstC gene encoding phosphate ABC transporter permease subunit PstC codes for the protein MALQSPKGKSVAQMIEDQQSSRQLGNIIEKTMPKLFLTCAIVSILTTFGIVFTLLSETFTFFNQVSFIEFITSKEWYPMHSNASFGIAPLIVGTLKVAIIAMLVAIPIGLGAAIFLSEYASDRTRRTVKPILEVLAGVPTIVYGFFALTFVTPILQKVVPGLSLFNALSPGIVVGIMIIPMIASLSEDAMSSVPRSIREGAYGMGSTKFEVAIKVVLPAALSGVIASFVLAISRAIGETMIVTVAGGANPSISYDVTSAIQTLTAYIVQVSLGDAGYGTIEYYSIYAVGMTLFIFTLIMNLLAQYISKRFREEY
- the pstA gene encoding phosphate ABC transporter permease PstA: MNLIDQQKVIDHISGRLVKNKLYKGIFIIATIFALFVLFILLYRIFTQGIGYLNWDFLSSFPSRRPEDAGIKSAIFGTIWLMVVTAPIAFILGVGTAVYLEEYSKKGKFTRFVQMNISNLAGVPSIVFGLLGLTLFVRGMDLGRSVLAGGLTMALLILPIIVVASQEAIRSVPKELREASFGMGATKWQTIRRVVFPSALPGILTGNILALSRAIGETAPLIMIGALSYVAFVPDGILSQFTVMPIQIYNWTSRPQETFHFVAAAGIIVLLAMLLFMNSIAVWIRNKFQNRF
- a CDS encoding PstS family phosphate ABC transporter substrate-binding protein, yielding MRFFKRSALTLGMASMMMIATACGAGGNETSGSGSTTDNSSSEPAQEEQQDQDDATLSGEIAIDGSSTVFPILEAVSEEYTQVQPGVRAPVGVSGTGGGFKRFVVGETDMSNASRHIKEEEAELAKENSIEYIELELAYDGLSVVVSQENDFVDYLTVEELSKMWTDGTEVETWADVREGWPEEKIEFYSPGTDSGTFDYWKEVILGKDADLRRDATLSEDDNVLVNGTVASPYAIAYFGYAYYEENQDKLNIVPIDNGDGAIIPTIETINDGTYAPLSRPIFTYVNVESVKRTEVYDYLKFLNEHVGDLALEVGYINLPQERYDANLEKIEAAAKN